From Chloracidobacterium thermophilum B:
GGGCGTGACCTCAAAGCGGGGACGGACATCCAGATGCAGGCCGAGATTCTCAGCTATTCGCGTTCACAGGGCGTCTTTGCGGGCCTGTCCCTGGAAGGCGCGACCCTGCAGGTGGATGATGAGGCCAACAAAGCCATTTACGGGCGCACCGTGGCCAGCCGGGAAGTCGTCGAAGGCACGCTGCCGCGCCCGAAAGAGGCCGCCCGGCTGTATGCCGCCCTCCGGCGGTACGCCGGTTGACCGTGATGCTTCGCTTTCAGAAAACAAGCTGAACCATGCCTTTGTCCTCGTCAGCCGTTTACCTTGACAATGCCGCCACGACCCGCGTGCTGCCGGAAGTTGTGGCGGCTTTGTTGCCGTACCTGACCGAGCAGTACGGCAATGCCTCATCGGTGCACGCCTTTGGGCAACGGGCCCGGTCAGCCGTTGAACGCGCCCGCCGGCAGGTGGCTGCGCTGATTGGCAGTGAACCCTCCGAAATCACCTTTCTCAGCGGCGGGACGGAAGCCAACAATCTGGCCATTCGGGGTCTTGTGGAAGCCTATGGCGATCCTGTCCGCCGCAAGCACATCATCACCACAGCCTTTGAGCATCCGTCCGTGCTGGCCCCATGCCAGGCGCTCGAAGCGGCCGGCTTTCGGGTGACGTACCTGCCAGTCGGCGCAGCCGGGCAGGTGAAGGTGGAAGATGTGGCCCAGTCCCTGACCGATGAGACCTGCCTGGTGACGGTCATGCTGGCCAACAATGAAGTCGGCACGCTGCAACCGGTGGCCGACATCGGGGCGCTGGTCGCGGAACGTCGCCAGCGTGGACAAGCCATTTTTCTGCATACGGATGCTGTGCAGGCCGTCGGCAAAATTCCCGTCAACGTACGTGACCTGAAGGTGGACCTGCTCTCGCTTTCCGGCCACAAGCTGCACGCGCCCAAAGGCATCGGCGCGCTGTACGTTGCCAGGCACGTACGGTTGGCGGCGCAGCAGCTTGGAGGCCAACAGGAACGCGGCCGCCGGGCCGGAACGGAAGCCGTTGCCCACATCGTGGCGCTGGGCTGTGCGGCGGAGCTGGCCGCCAAACGGCTTGACCAGATGGAAGCCGTCCGTGCGCTGCGCGATGAACTCGAACATGGGCTGCACGCGCGCCTGCCCCGGCTGGTCATCAATGGTGCTGCGTCGCCGCGTTTGCCCAACCTGACCAACCTTGCATTTGACGGCCTTGATGCCAATCGGCTCGTCATCGCCCTTGACCTTGCCGGCATTGCCGTTTCAACGGGTTCGGCCTGCTCCTCCGGCACGACCGAGCCGAGCCATGTCCTGCGCGCCATGGGGTTGCCGCCGGAGCGGGTGCGTGGCTCCATCCGCGTTAGCCTGAGCCAGGAAACGACGGCAGCTGACATCGCCCGGGTGCTGGAAGTGCTGCCCCAGACGGTGGAGCGTCTGTCCCGTCAGTCCGTCGCTGCCTGAAAACATGTCAAGTGAAGGCTTCCCACGCGCCACAGCCTATCTTCAGTGCATCGAGACAACCTGCCGGGCCACCTACGACGCCAGCGAGCGAATCTACACCTGCGAGCAGTGCGGTGGTTTGCTCGATGTGCAGTACGAATGGCAACGCGCCCGGTTGTTCGATGTACTGGAGACCTTCGATGCCCGGCGTGCGTCTTTTCATCCACACGACACCAGCGGCGTCTGGCGTTTTCGTGAACTGCTGCCCTTTGTGACTTCGCCGGCGCAGATCGTCACTCTGGGCGAAGGCAACACCCCAGTGTGGGATGCGCCACGCAGCGCCGGCTATGCCGGTCTCAAACGGCTGGCGGTGAAGCACCAGGGTCTCAATCCGACCGGTTCCTTCAAGGACAACGGCATGACGACCGGCATGGCGCAGGCCCGCCGGCTGGGCGCGCGGGCCGTGGCCTGTGCCAGTACCGGCAACACTTCGGCTTCGCTGGCCGCCTATGCTGCGCGCGCCGGTGTTCACGGAATTGTCTTCATCCCCGGCGGGCGCATTGCCTACGGTAAACTGGCGCAAAGTCTCGATTACGGTGCGGTGACGCTCCAGATTGAAGGCAACTTCGACGATGCCATGCGGCTGGTTCGGGAACTGGCCCGTACCACGCCGCTGTATCTGCTCAACTCGGTCAATCCATTCCGGCTTGAAGGGCAAAAGACCATTGCCTTCGAGCTGTTGCAGCAGCGCCGGTGGCGCGTACCCGACTGGGTTGTGGTGCCCGGCGGCAATCTCGGCAATGTCTCGGCGCTGGGCAAGGGCTTCAAAGAACTGCATAACTTGGGGCTGATCGCACGGCTTCCCCGGTTGGCCGTCGTTCAGGCGGAAGGGGCAGCGCCGCTGGCGCAGTGGTACGCAGCCGGCCAGACCGGCAATCTTGCGCCTGTGGCGCGGCCCAAGACCCTGGCCACGGCGATTCAGATTGGTAATCCCGTGTCGTGGCTGAAAGCCGTTCGCGCCCTGGAGTGGACAAACGGTGTGTGTGCCGTGGTTTCCGAACAGGAAATTGCCGACGCCAAAGCTATGCTGGGGCGCGACGGCATCGGCTGTGAACCGGCCAGCGCCGCCACCGTGGCTGGACTCCGGCGACTGGTCAGCGAAAGGGTTGTTGACCCGGATGCCGACGTGGTGGCGATTCTGACCGGCAACGCCCTCAAGGACCCGGACTTCACGGTGCAGTACCACACCGGGCAGCTCTACACCGACGCCGAACGTGAAACGCACCTTACCCACGCCGAAGGGAAGCTTGTCCCGACCTTTGCCAACACGCCACGGCAGGTTCCGGCGGATGCCACCGTTCTGCGGCAGGTCATCCTCGACCTTCTGGAAACACCGCCGGCCTGATTGGGGCGTATGCGGCAGGGGGTGCTTTTCCAAAGGCATGGCAGACGACACTGGCTGATCTGGCTGCTTATGGCCGGTTGGCTGCTTGCCGGTGTCGTTCCTGTCCTTTCCCAGGAAGACGATCCTGAGACCCTGCCGGAAAAAAGCCCCAACTGGACAGAACGCACCGGCGCACGCGCGGCCTTTGTCGCCGATGCCGGTCTGGCGGCGCTGCGGGTGACGCCCGGCCCCGGCGGCGATCTCAAACAGCGCCTGCGCGTCGGGCGGCGCGTCTATGTGCTTGGCGGACGCCGGGTGGTTGAAGACCGTGTATATGTGTTCGTCGCCGTGACCCGGCGCACACGAGGCTGGATGGACCGGCGGGCGCTGGTACGTCCGGCCCAGCCGGGAGATGATGCCAGGCTGCTGGCGCTCATCCGGGCTGAAACCGGCGGCTACGAACGCCTGCGGCTGTGCCGGCTGTTTGAAAACCTGTTCCGCCGGTCGCCCCAGTTGCCAACGGTGCTGTTGCTGCTTGGAGAAACGGCCGAGGCCGAGGCCCCGCTGATATACCGGCGCGCCGAACGCCGGGTGTCACAGCGGGCCGCCGCTGGGAATGCCGATGTCAGGGCTTACTTTGATGACGAGCCGGCGCTGGATCGGTACAACCGGCTGGGGGTGAAGTTCCGCTATGATGCGGTGCGGAAGGCGTATCGCTACGACGGCGCGGCCTACCGGCGGCTGGTACAACAGTACCCACGCGCGCCGGAAGCCGAAATAGCGCGCCAGCGGTTGGCCGGCTTCTGAGGTGGTTGTGGTCAGCCTACGGACAGGTGCACGGTGCGCCGCTTCCGCCCCGGCGGTCGGCCGCGGCTTCTGCCTGGGCGCGGGTGTCGAATTCGCCGAGCAGGCAGACCTGTCCACGGGCGCGCTGCATCTGCTCCGGGGTGCGCGTGTCCACTTCGAGTTTCCCATTGGCGCAGTAGAGACGGTACTTTACATCCGCGTTGACAACGCCAAGAGCTAGGCAGCCTGCCAGTCCCAACGCCAAACCTGCGAGCAGAGCTGAACGTACGGTCAGCATGGCAAGTTTTTCTCCCTATCCAAAGCAACGTATCCTGTCCAAGGCAGCATATTGGAGCGCTTCCGGTACGGAACTTTTGGTGTGCGTTGCACATCAAAGGTTGCTTGCGCCATAGTGCCGGATGGTTGCTGGTGGTCGCAACATCTGACTGAGGTTTGATTTCACGCGATGCTCAAACTGACGGAAGGTCAACTGCGCCGTCTGGCCGAAACCTTGGACACGCTGCACTTGCGTGGCGTTCTGGGGGGAAACGTGCCGGCCTCCCGCAGCCGGACAGCGCTCATTGGTCAGGTCGTCGAACAGGCCCGGCAGCATGCGGCAACGGCGCACCGGCTCTACGAAGCCACCCGGCTGACACCGGAGCAGGTGCGGGAGTGGTTGGCCGAAGCCGCCCCGGACCTGCCGCCGGAAGCCTACACGCGCCTGATGCAGCTTCTGACGGCTTCGCTGGAGCCGGGTGAGCTGATTCCGGCCCAGCAGGTCGTGAGCCTGCTGACGATTGGGTTGCCAACGGTTCTGGAAGAACTGCGTGAGATTGAGTACCGCCGGCCGCGCCCGGGCCTGACCTATCACGAATTTCAGGTTGCCCGTCACCGCCGGGCGGCCCTTCAGAAGCTGCTCGAAGGTATCGGAACGCCGGAGCCGCAGCCGTTCGTGCCCGATCCCTTTCAGTTGGCGGCGGTTGCTTTTGTGACCGAGGAAGACAAGGATGTGCTCGTGGCTGCGCCGACCGGTTCGGGCAAAACCTGGATTGCCGAGCAGGCTATCCGGTGCTTCCTCGAACGGGGTGGCACAGCGTGGTACACCTCTCCGCTCAAGGCGCTTTCCAACGACAAGTTCCGTGAGTTTGGGCGGAAGTTTGGCCCCGACGCCGTGGGTCTCATTACGGGCGACCGCCGGGTGAACCCCGATGCGCCACTCAAAATTGCCACGACCGAGATTTACCGCAACGGCCTCTATGACGCGATGACGCGGGACGGCGTTTTTGGCGCGCCGGATTTGGTCGTTTTTGACGAAGTTCACTACCTTGGCGACCGCCACCGGGGCGTTGTGTGGGAAGAGTCCATTATCTACACGCCCGCTTCGACGCGCCTGCTGATGTTGTCGGCCACGGTTGGCAATGCCAGGGAACTGGCGGAATGGGTGACATGGACGCGCGGTGTTGAATGCCGGCTGGTGGCGCATCCGCAGCGGCCCGTGCCGCTGCGGACGGCCTTCATTCACCCGGATGGACGCCTTCAGCCGCTTTTCGAGGAAGGCAGTCCCGGACGCTTGCAGGCTGATGTCGAAGCCCTGTACATCAAAGCCAAGCAGCAGGAAGCGGCTGAGCAGGCGCGCCGGCGCCGTCCGCCTTTTCACCGCCGCCGGCGCTGACACACGGGGGGCGTGGGCATCCCGCCCGCTGCTTTCACTAAAGCACACCGGGGGGCGCGGGCGTCCCACCCGCTTGGGAACGGGAACAAGCGGTGCCTACCGCTTCCGGTCGTCTCCGGCATACTTGATGCCGAGTTTGGTGAGAAACTCCTTGGGCGCGATGCTGCCGATGAGGGCGAACACGTAGTCGTTGGGAATCCGCGCGATTTCGGACTTGTCCCGGATACTTTCGATAATGACTTCCCGATCGGTAATCTCACGGATGCCGGCGCCAAAGTAGGCTTTGATACGGCCGGCATCCATGCCGTAGTACACCCACATTTTGTTTTCGAGCGTCAGGTCTTTCGGGAAATCTGACCGGATGACGAGCGTGACGTGATTCGCTTCGGCCTCCGGCGGGAACTTGATCGTGCCATCGGGTTGGCGTTGGCCGGTCAGGTCCACGGCGGCTTCGACGGCCGAGTTGCCCGCGCCGACGACGACAATGTGTTTCCCTTTGAAGGCGCTGGGGTCCTGCAGGCGGTACAGCACCCGGCCTTCGACCTCGCCGGGGCAGCCCAGTTTGCGCGGCTCGCCGGCATTGCCAATCGCCAGCACGACCTTGCGCGCGCGATACCCCTGCGCATGTTTGGTGGTTCTGACGACAAAGACTTCGCCCTCGCGCACAATTTCCTTGCAGCCTTCATATTCCCGGATGACCAGACCAAGCTTCTCGACGGTTTCATCCCACCACGCGAGCATGTTTTCCTTGATGTCACCCGGCCCTTCGAGGCGGATTGCGCCGAGCGGCGGGTCGGAAGGGTTGAAGGGGTTGAAGGCGACGTACTTGCCGGCCGGATACTTGTCGGCGATGGTTGCGTATCGCCGGCCCTGTTCGATGGCGACGTAGCGCAGGCCCAGTTCGGCGGCCCGCGCCACAGCGGAAATCCCGCCCGGCCCGATCCCGATGATGGCCACGTCGTACTCGGCCCCGGCGACCGGCCCCTCAGCCTTGAGTTTCTCGGCAATGCGCTCGATGGCGAGCCGTCCTTCCTTGATGGCATTCCGAATGAGCGGTACGCCGGATACGTCCCCGACGAGATAGATGCCCGGCACGGTTTCGGTTTCAAAGCCTTCGTTGGCACCTTTGCGCAGGGGCTTGGGTGCTTCCCGGATGTTTTGCCGCGTGTTGATGAGAACACAGGACTGCGGCACGGTCGGACAGGCCTGCTGGCAGCCGGTGTCTTCCATGCACTGTTCAAGGTTGACGACGATGGCGTGGTGCTCCTGATCGTCAAAGCCCAACACATCCTGGGGGCAGGCCAGAATGCAGGCGTGGCAGCCGATGCAGGTTTCATAGTTGATAACCGGATGGGGAATCGGGTGTTCCCGTGCCGAGGCGCGCGCGCGCTCGACCTGGGCTGGCGATTCCCACCGTTCGGCGTAGCGTGTGTCGGTAAACTTGCGGTGCCGGTTGGCCAGATCGAGGGCGTTGCCTTTGAGCGTTGCCTGTTCCCGCCGTTTGCGCAGCGTGTCGAAGGTCAGGAACCCGATGCCGGTCAGTGGGATGAGGCTGAAAAACAGCAGCCAGTTGCCAAGGGTGAAGCCGCCGAACCTGGCCGCCAGACTCGTCCACTGCCAGTCCTTTCCGCCACGATATACCCGGTCTTTGGTGAACACGACCGGTTCGGGACCGCTTCCGGCCGGACGGCGGGCCGCCGTCAGCGTTTGCGACTGGGGGTGCTGGGCGTGGCAGGAGTTGCAGTCAATGCCGAGGCGCAGGGCGTCGGTGTCGAGTTCCCTGAGCGATGCGGTTTGGACGTATGCCTGCCCGTGGCATACGGCACATTTGTCGCGGTTGATGACCTTGACCTCGGCCGCGCCTTTGGCAAACGAACCGTCATGGCACTCGCTGCACTTCCAGGCGCTCGTGGCCGGCGCAACAGCAGCGTGAATGAGATGAAACTTGGTCGAAGGATCGAGCGGCGTCCGGCTTTCGGCAAAGAGTTTGTCCCACTTCGGATTCATCGGATGCTGCCACGACCACACGCCGTTTTCGACCGGATAGCCGAATGAGCCACGGTGCGGTTCGCGCAGGGGGGTGCCGTCCTTCAGGCTGACGGCCTTGGGATGGGTTGGCCCGTCGCGGTGGCAATCAATGCACATGCTGCGCGAAACGATGCCGGGGCGGAAATCCGCGCCTTTGTGTTCGGTGTGGCAGTCCACGCACTGCATCCCGGCTTCTTCGTGTTTGGCAATGACGGTCGTGTTGAAATGGTTGGTTTCGTGGCAGTCCACGCACTTGTTCTGCATGGAAGAGGTGACGGCATGGCAGGCATTGCACTTGTTTTCCACCGGTGCGTTGGCCACGAGCTTCAGCTCCAGCCGCTGCTGGATGGGGGCCGGCAACCGGTCAGCCGGAAGGGCATGCGGATTTGACGTGTCGCCCGGCAGGTAGGCCGCTTCCCAGACGAAAAAGGCCGCCAGGCAGAGCACGGTTGCCACCGCGCCAAAGACATACAGGTAGCCCCGCGGCCACGGACGGATCAGATCGTTGGTGGGAATCCAGTTGAACCGTTTTTTCCCCAAGTGCAGGTTGTGCTTTTTGAGTTCTTCGGGGAGTTCGCGGGGTTCGAGCGGAGACCGCTCATCCAGCTTCTGCTCGCCCTTGATGGCCGCCTTGCGCCGCTCCCAGAAGACGTTCATCGCCTGCTGGAAACGCTTCTGTTCCTGTTCCGGCAGCGCGAGGATGGAGGTCAGCAGACCGGTCATGCCGCGCTGGAGGCGGGCTGCCTGAAGCAGGCCGGTCGCCGTTTGTGGTGGGGGCGTCTGTTCCGGTGCTTCTGGCGTTGTGGCGGCTGGCGGCGTTTCCAGACGTTGCGTTTTACCGGTCAGGTTTTGCGTCACACCGCGTTGCTGAAGGTAGCCGGTCAGCTTTGGCAGCAGCGCCGTCTTACCCTGGGCAGTGGCCTGGAGGGGATCGCCGAGCAGGCGTGTGCTGCGTTCAGACGCGGCATAGGTGTCCACCTGGCGGTCCACGTCGAGCGTCAGGGTGCCCTCTGCAAGTGTCGGCCGGAGAACAAAAATGCCAATGCGGATGACATCGTCGGGCTGGAGTTCGACGGTTTCGACCAGAGCGCCGTTGACCTGGGTGCCGTTCGTGCTGGAAAGGTTCGTCAGCCACCAGCGCCCTTCGACTTCCCGGATGCCGGCATGAATCCGCGACACCGTGGGATGGTTGAGCACTAGGTCGCAGTCGGTCTGGGAGCCGATGACCAGTCCTTCCAGTTCGAGGACGAGATCGCCTTTATCGAGAAGGTCTTTCCGCTGAATGAGGAAGCGACTGAGTTTCGCCATGGTGGTTTCCAGGTTCAGTGAAGAAAGGTTGCTGGTCGCGCCGGCGGGGGAGAGCGGTCATACGACGTTTCAGGTCGCGCGCCTTAGCGCCACAGGTAGTACACCACCTGAAAAATATGGACGACCATCAGGGCAAGCATGACGGAAGTCGAAATGACGTGGGGTGGCAGCCACAACTTCAGCGCCCGGTGAATGTAAAGCAGCGCATCAATCCGCCGGATGGTGGCCAGGGCGTCGAGGATTTGTCCCAGAACCGCCTGCTCCGTCGGCGTCGTCTGGCTGGCGATGGCCTTGGCAAAGCGTTGCCGCACGTGTTTTAGCAGATCGTCGAGGGATTCCCGGTGCAGGTACTGCCGAAAGAGAAAGCCCAGTGAAAGCAGCGCCGCCACAGCCTGGTCGCGCGCGACCAGGAACGTCTGGGCAAATTGCGCCCTGCGCCCTTCCTTTTCGGCCTGTTCCTGGACCGTTACGGTCAGGTCGGCAATTTCCTGGTACAGCTCCTCCCGCCGCCGCAGCAGGTCTTCGGCCAGAAGCGGCTCACCTTCGATTTTGGTCAGCAGCCGGGGGCCAAGCTGATACAGCAGGATGCCGATAAGTCCAGTCAGGATGACCAGATCAAAGGAGATCATCAGCGCCGCTGTGACGGCCCCACCCAGATTCGTTCCGCCGTGAAGCAGCAGGACAATGCCGGCGATGACACCGGCATAGGTGTGCGACAGCATCCAGACCTTGAGCGCTCCGCCCCGTCGCCGCCACATCTGCCGGCGGACGGGATAGAGCATGACGATGATGATGCCGGCCAGTCCGACCAGTCCGGTGATCCAGCGGAAGTTGAACCAGTCCGACCTGAAGAGCGGCGTTCCCAGCCCATACTGGACGATGCCGGCCATGGTCGCCCCGCACAGCAGCACCGTCACCACGATGCCCACCAGGTGCGCCAGCCACTTGGCCCGGTCGGCATGTCCAAACGCATTGCCGGCGATCATCGAACCCGGATGACGCAGGGCCGGGCCGTGAATCCGGGCGATTTCGTTGAAGTAGGCGGTGGGCTTTACCCGTTTGAGCGCCCCGGTCGGACAGTTTTCCTCGCAGTTGTACTTGTGGGTGGCATAGACCGGCTTGCCGCCGGCGTCCTTCGGATTCAGGGGCGTGTTGTTGCACAGGTTGCACTTGATGGCGACCAGCTCTTCGCCCTGAGTTACCGGCTGGGGTTTGGGATCAAAGCGCAGTCCGAAGGCCGCCAACGGATCAAAGGATGCTTCTGGCGTCGTCTCTCCCCTGGCTGCTCCTCCTTTGCCGTTGCGGGACGCCCCGTTTTTGGACGGCGCCGCCTTGGCCGGCAGCTTGGCCGCGGAAGCTTTGAGTTCGCTCCGGGGGATGAGGGAAATGGCATTGTAGGGGCACTGGGTCGCGCAATCGCTGCAACCAATGCACAGACTGGGAAGGATATCCACCTGTCCCCCCTCGAAGCGTGCAATGGCCCCAGTTGGGCAACCGGTCAGGCACTCCGGGTCCTTGCAGTGCAGGCACACGGCCGGCATGAGCAGGGATTGGTCAAGGGTGGTGTGCGTCGGCGTCCGGGGGCGCAGGACGTGAATGCCCGTTCGTTTGAGCCGGGCATGTCCGTGAATCTGGTGGCAGGCCAGCGAGCAGTTGCCGCAGCGGATGCACAGGTCCATGTCCATCAGCAGCAGGTTGTTGGCATCCGCCAGCCCACGGTCAAGGAGGCGTTCCTGAGCTGTCTTGACGGCCGGGTTGAAGACCAAGGCTTGCGTCGGCTGGAGGGGTGTGCCGATGTCTCCGGCAGCCCCCAGCGCTGCCCGCAGCGCCTCCAGCAGGGCCGGGTCGCGGTGGAGGGCTTCGACCGGGATTTCCAGCAGTTCGGTCCGGCTCATCGCCACGGCCCGGTAGGGAAACCGCGCCTCACGGACGGTCAGAGCATTGAAACCAAGGATGTAGCCCGGTCCCAGGTAATCTGTGACTTCTCCGTTCTGCGCCTGCCCGATGCGTTTGACCCAGCCATCCCGGATGAGCAGCAGCTTGCGGATGACTTCGCCTGCACTGGCCAGGACATGGCCCCGGGCAACCAACTGAAAATCCGCAATTTCGGCGACTTTTTTCCGCAGTTCGTCGGGAATCTGAAGCTGATTGGCAACGGCTGCGCGTCCGTTGTTGCGATAGGTGATGTCCAGCGCCGCTCCAAACTTCCTGAGCTTGCGCAGGACGCGCAGCGCCGGCCGTTGGACTTCCAGCACCCGCGCGCCGCGCTGCCGGTGGGCAATGACCGTGGCGCTGCGTGGCATCCCGGCCAGTACACCCATTTCACCGAAGGGTTTGCCCGGCTCAAAAACAGCCACCGGCTCGGCCACCCCGGCCACGAAGACTTCGACGGCCCCGGCCACGACGATGAAGAACGTGTTGGTGTCCCAGTCGCCCTGGCGTACGATCTCCAGTCCCGGTGGATAGTCATACATCCGTATGTAGGGCCCCACCTTCTTGCCGGGGCCGTAGTTGCGCCCGTAGATGGCAACTTCCAAATCCACGCCAAACTTGTAGCCATGGCCGGGTTCGTATTCGACCAGTTCTTCAATGGCTGAAATCCCCCGGATGGCTTCGAGGATGGCATGCCGGTTGGCGATCTCCTGACGTTTCATCGCAGTGGCTGTCACGGTGGCCGTCGCCGCAGCGTTCATAGGATATTGTTCTCCAGGTAGGGGTGCCCACCAACGACCGACTGGGTGGTGATGATGGGCGCGGCAAGGTGTTTGGTGCCAGGTTGAGAGGTGGCCTGGGCTGGGGGATGAAGATAGCCGATTTGTGAACAAAACAACACTTCAGGGCCGACCTCCCAAAAGGGGTGAGCTGCCCGGCCGCCTGACGCTTGTCAGATGACCGCGTGGGCGTGACATATTGGTGTCGGCAACCTGGCGGCGTACCATGCACTGGAAGTGACGCAAATGCCAGGGAACAGACGATCTTTTCTGCGAGGCATCTTCAATCCATGAGTTTTTCCCGAATGTTGGTGGCGGCTCTGGTGCTGGCGGGCACGGTGCTGCCATGGGTCGGGGGGCTGGGCACGGCTTCCTGTGCGGCTGCCCAGAACCGCGCGAATGCCCCCGGCTACCGGCTCGTCGTGGGGATTGTCGTCGATCAGTTGCGGGCGGATTACCTGGAGCGTTTCGACGATCTGTTTGGTGAAAAGGGTTTCAGACGGCTCAAGACCAAAGGCGCGTACTTTGCCAATGCGCACTACGGGCATGCCTGTACCTACACCGGGCCGGGTCATGCCGTGATCCTGACCGGTTCCACGGCCGCCATAACCGGCATCATTGGCAACAAGTGGTATGACCGCCAAAGCGGCAAGGTCATCGAGAGCATCACGGACGAAACGACCACTGGCGTCCCTGAAGGCAAAGGGGCTTCACCGCGTCGGTTGCTGGTTTCCACTCTGGCGGACGAACTCAAAGCGGCAACGGGCGGGCAGGCCAAGTCTATCGGTATATCGCTCAAAAACCGGGGTGCGATTCTCCCGGTCGGACGTACCGCCGACGCTGCCTACTGGTTTGACGACAAGCGTGGACAGATGCAGACCAGCACTTACTACATGAAGGAACTCCCGGCGTGGGTGGCGGCCTTCAATGCCCGGCGGATTCCCGATCAGTGGTTTGGCAAAACCTGGGAGAAGTTGCTGCCGGAAGCGGTCTATGCCCGCTGTACGGCGGATGATGTGCCTTACGAAGGGCGCTTTGCCGGTGGCGGGCCGGCTTTCCCGCACCAGGTCGGCCGCGGCGACAAACCCAATGCCCGGTTCTATGACGACTTCACCATGACGCCTTGGGCCAATGACTTTCTGGTGGAGTTTGCCACTGCGGCCATTGAAAACGAACGGCTTGGCGCTGACGACATCCCCGATGTCCTGACCATCAGCTTTTCGGCCAATGACCTTGTTGGGCATGCCTTTGGGCCGAACAGCCACGAGGTGCTCGACATCACGGTACGGACTGACCAGACCCTTGCCCGGCTGCTCGATGTGATTGACGCCAAGGTGGGCCTCGACCGGACGCTGGTGTTCCTGACGGCTGACCACGGTGTGTCGCCGGTGCCGGAATATGCCCAGCAGCAACGTCTGCACAGCCGCCGGATTCCCTTCGAGCAGGTGGCAGTGGCGATGAAACGCGCTTTGGACGCAAAATTCGGCGCCGGGCAGTGGTTTGCCGGTTTTTCTGCCGAGTCGGTGTACTTCGATCTGGCGACCATCGCGGAGAAAAAGCTCGAACGTGCCGAGGTGGAGCGGGTGGCC
This genomic window contains:
- a CDS encoding cyclic nucleotide-binding domain-containing protein, which encodes MNAAATATVTATAMKRQEIANRHAILEAIRGISAIEELVEYEPGHGYKFGVDLEVAIYGRNYGPGKKVGPYIRMYDYPPGLEIVRQGDWDTNTFFIVVAGAVEVFVAGVAEPVAVFEPGKPFGEMGVLAGMPRSATVIAHRQRGARVLEVQRPALRVLRKLRKFGAALDITYRNNGRAAVANQLQIPDELRKKVAEIADFQLVARGHVLASAGEVIRKLLLIRDGWVKRIGQAQNGEVTDYLGPGYILGFNALTVREARFPYRAVAMSRTELLEIPVEALHRDPALLEALRAALGAAGDIGTPLQPTQALVFNPAVKTAQERLLDRGLADANNLLLMDMDLCIRCGNCSLACHQIHGHARLKRTGIHVLRPRTPTHTTLDQSLLMPAVCLHCKDPECLTGCPTGAIARFEGGQVDILPSLCIGCSDCATQCPYNAISLIPRSELKASAAKLPAKAAPSKNGASRNGKGGAARGETTPEASFDPLAAFGLRFDPKPQPVTQGEELVAIKCNLCNNTPLNPKDAGGKPVYATHKYNCEENCPTGALKRVKPTAYFNEIARIHGPALRHPGSMIAGNAFGHADRAKWLAHLVGIVVTVLLCGATMAGIVQYGLGTPLFRSDWFNFRWITGLVGLAGIIIVMLYPVRRQMWRRRGGALKVWMLSHTYAGVIAGIVLLLHGGTNLGGAVTAALMISFDLVILTGLIGILLYQLGPRLLTKIEGEPLLAEDLLRRREELYQEIADLTVTVQEQAEKEGRRAQFAQTFLVARDQAVAALLSLGFLFRQYLHRESLDDLLKHVRQRFAKAIASQTTPTEQAVLGQILDALATIRRIDALLYIHRALKLWLPPHVISTSVMLALMVVHIFQVVYYLWR
- a CDS encoding alkaline phosphatase family protein, yielding MSFSRMLVAALVLAGTVLPWVGGLGTASCAAAQNRANAPGYRLVVGIVVDQLRADYLERFDDLFGEKGFRRLKTKGAYFANAHYGHACTYTGPGHAVILTGSTAAITGIIGNKWYDRQSGKVIESITDETTTGVPEGKGASPRRLLVSTLADELKAATGGQAKSIGISLKNRGAILPVGRTADAAYWFDDKRGQMQTSTYYMKELPAWVAAFNARRIPDQWFGKTWEKLLPEAVYARCTADDVPYEGRFAGGGPAFPHQVGRGDKPNARFYDDFTMTPWANDFLVEFATAAIENERLGADDIPDVLTISFSANDLVGHAFGPNSHEVLDITVRTDQTLARLLDVIDAKVGLDRTLVFLTADHGVSPVPEYAQQQRLHSRRIPFEQVAVAMKRALDAKFGAGQWFAGFSAESVYFDLATIAEKKLERAEVERVAAEAALTVEGIAAAFTRTQLLSGGLPRTPLTERVQMAFHPQRSGDVFLVPEPFCFFGSEEYTTATTHGTPYAYDTHVPVMLMGRGIRPGTYWAEASPSDIAPTLAALLGITPPNGTVGRPLQEALSR